The Streptosporangiales bacterium DNA window CTTCGCGGGGACCGTCGCGGCGTACTCCTCGGCCGCTTTCACGTCGTGTCCGCCCGGGGCGCCCACAGCCCGCGCTCGGCGAGGACCGCGCGTAGCGTCTCGGTCTCGTCGGTGATGATGCCGTCGACGCCGAGGTCGATCAGGCGCTCCATCTCCGTGCGCGTGTTGACCGTCCAGACGTGGACCTGCGCGCCCATGGCGTGCAGCAGCTCGACGAACGCGGGGGTGACGACGGTGAGCGCACCGAACTGGGCGGGCACCTGCGCACACCCGACGTTGCGCGGTGCCGTGCCGGCGAGCACACGGCCGGAGCAGGCGAGGCGCAGTCGCGCCGTCTCGGCTCGCCCGGTGGATGTGCACAGCCGCGGGCCGAGTGCGCGGCGGATGCGCCGCAGCCGGGCGTCGGAGAACGACGCCACGCAGATGCGGTCGTAGCAGTCCAGCCGCCGCACCAGGTCGACCAGCGGCTGCACGGCGTTGTCGGCCTTGACGTCGATGTTGACCCGCACGTCCGGCCACGCCGTGAGCAGCTCCTCCAGCCGGGGGATCGGCTCACTGCCGCCAATGCGGGCCTGCGCGAGCGACCGCCACGGCAGGGTCGCGACCGCGCCGGTGTGGTCCGTGACCCGGTCGAGGGTGGCGTCGTGGAACGCGACGAGCACACCGTCTGCGGTCAGGTGTGCGTCGGTCTCCAGGTACCGGTAGCCGAGCGAGACGGCGTGCTCGAACGCCGCCATCGAGTTCTCCAGCCCCTCGAACGCACCGCCGCGGTGCGCGAACGCCAGCAGGCCGTCGTGCTCGAGGTAGGGGAACCGTGCCACCTGACGATCCTGGCAGGTGGCACGGTGGACCGCACGTCGCCCCGCCGCGGGCGCACCTCGGCGCGCTCCGCGGGGTCGGGCTCAGCCCTCCTGCGGTGTCTCCGGCGCGTCCGGCGCTACGAAGAACTGCACGCTGCCGTCCTCCTC harbors:
- a CDS encoding glycerophosphodiester phosphodiesterase; this translates as MAAFEHAVSLGYRYLETDAHLTADGVLVAFHDATLDRVTDHTGAVATLPWRSLAQARIGGSEPIPRLEELLTAWPDVRVNIDVKADNAVQPLVDLVRRLDCYDRICVASFSDARLRRIRRALGPRLCTSTGRAETARLRLACSGRVLAGTAPRNVGCAQVPAQFGALTVVTPAFVELLHAMGAQVHVWTVNTRTEMERLIDLGVDGIITDETETLRAVLAERGLWAPRADTT